A single genomic interval of Streptomyces graminofaciens harbors:
- a CDS encoding Lrp/AsnC family transcriptional regulator: MAEPPEHGPALPPPRPLDSIDQDILRMLQADGRASIRSVAERVHVSRANAYARINRLVEDGVIRGFGARVNHERAGKGTSAYITLKIVQNSWRTVREQLRQLSGAAHIALVGGDYDVLLLVHTSDNRALREVVLTKLQAIPEVLSTRTLLVFEEEDVEPEG, encoded by the coding sequence ATGGCCGAGCCGCCGGAGCACGGCCCGGCCCTGCCGCCCCCTCGACCGCTGGACTCCATAGATCAGGACATCCTGCGCATGCTCCAGGCCGACGGCCGCGCCTCGATACGGTCCGTCGCCGAACGCGTCCATGTCTCCCGCGCCAACGCCTACGCCCGCATCAACCGCCTCGTCGAGGACGGCGTGATCCGCGGCTTCGGGGCGCGCGTGAACCACGAACGCGCCGGAAAGGGCACGTCCGCCTACATCACCCTCAAGATCGTGCAGAACTCCTGGCGCACGGTCCGCGAACAGCTGCGCCAGCTCTCCGGTGCCGCCCACATCGCGCTGGTGGGCGGCGACTACGACGTCCTGCTCCTGGTGCACACCTCGGACAACAGGGCCCTGCGCGAAGTCGTCCTCACCAAGCTCCAGGCCATCCCGGAGGTGCTCAGCACGCGGACCCTGCTGGTGTTCGAGGAGGAGGACGTGGAACCGGAGGGCTGA